The genomic stretch CCTGCCCATCCCGTCGCGGACTCGGTTTACCCATGACCCCGAGATCAAGGTCGAGGCGGTATGGACCGGCCCGGTGCTGGGCCGCGCCAACCTGTTAGCCGAGCGCCGCGGCGGGCTTGTCCGGCTGCGCGACGAACAGACCGGGGAATGGGCCGACACAGTGCGCGATTTGCCCCCGGTCGACAGCATGATGTCGCGGTGCGCGGATTTGCACGACGGGTTCGAGCTGTTGCGCCTGCGCGAGCGGATGCGCGACTGGCGTTTCTACGACGACCTGCGCACCGACCGCGATGCCCCCGCGCGGCGGGCGCAGGTGGGGACCTTCACGCCCATATTGGCCGGCGACGGATCGGACATAGGCGCGGCGATCCAGACGATCTTCGAGATCGGCGATGCCGGCACGCTGCGCGACACGATCGCCGATGCCTTTGACGGCGCGACGCTATCGGTCGGCGATCGCTTCGAAATCGAGATGCAGCAATATGGGCTGCTCCGCCCCCTCGCGGCGTCCGAATTGTCGGACGGCACGCTGCGTTATGTGCTGCTCGCCGCCGCGCTGCTGTCGCCGCGCCCGCCCGAACTGATGATCCTCAACGAGCCCGAGGCGAGCCTCCACCCCGATTTGCTCGAGCCGCTTGCGCGCCTGCTGATCAAGGCGTCCGAACAGTGCCAGATCATCGTCGTGTCGCACGCGACCCGGCTGGTCGAGGCGCTGGACGAACAGGGGGGCAGCACGCTGATCACGCTGCGCAAGGAACTGGGCGAAACGCATGTCGCCAATCCCGGCGCAAGCCGCTTTGACGGGGTGGACTGGAAATGGCCTTCGCGCTGAAGCCTTCACAAAAAAAGGCTCGCGGGGGTGTTCCCCTCGCGAGCCTCGGTGCGTCCTCTCCTGCGACGACGACGTCAGAAGCGTGACCGGAGCGTCACGCCATAAGTGCGGGG from Sphingomonas hengshuiensis encodes the following:
- a CDS encoding AAA family ATPase, whose protein sequence is MLTCLAVSGYRSLRDVKIALGPLNVIVGANGSGKSSLYRALRLLSDVAQDRVVASLAAEGGLTSTLWAGPETLSREMRSGAQPVQGTVRSGPVSLKLGFASGDYGYAIDLGLPIPSRTRFTHDPEIKVEAVWTGPVLGRANLLAERRGGLVRLRDEQTGEWADTVRDLPPVDSMMSRCADLHDGFELLRLRERMRDWRFYDDLRTDRDAPARRAQVGTFTPILAGDGSDIGAAIQTIFEIGDAGTLRDTIADAFDGATLSVGDRFEIEMQQYGLLRPLAASELSDGTLRYVLLAAALLSPRPPELMILNEPEASLHPDLLEPLARLLIKASEQCQIIVVSHATRLVEALDEQGGSTLITLRKELGETHVANPGASRFDGVDWKWPSR